The following proteins come from a genomic window of Pirellula staleyi DSM 6068:
- a CDS encoding P-II family nitrogen regulator, which produces MKQIVAIIKPYLAERVVEAVRKGPIEAVTVREVKGYGRQKDQLDQYDETEYSLAFLPKVEISVWVEDTRVEETITRLSEAAHTGRMGDGKIMVLPVARAVQMIEIGKPAT; this is translated from the coding sequence GTGAAACAGATCGTCGCGATCATCAAGCCCTACCTTGCTGAGCGAGTGGTGGAAGCGGTCCGCAAAGGGCCGATCGAAGCGGTCACGGTACGCGAAGTGAAAGGGTATGGTCGTCAAAAAGACCAACTCGATCAGTACGACGAGACCGAATACTCGCTCGCATTTCTTCCCAAGGTAGAGATCAGCGTGTGGGTGGAAGACACGCGTGTCGAAGAGACGATTACACGCCTCTCTGAAGCAGCCCACACGGGTCGGATGGGGGATGGCAAAATCATGGTGCTCCCCGTCGCCCGCGCTGTGCAGATGATCGAAATCGGCAAGCCAGCAACTTAA
- a CDS encoding sigma-70 family RNA polymerase sigma factor — translation MYDALLEEFDDDAVRAPEDDEGFAAQAVAELELEDDGVDLEVVDNAADAEVPTKLDDEELLGLGEDGESWSDDPVRMYLTQMGEIPLLTRAQEIYLAKKIEVTRRRFRTKLLECDYVIQQAFKVLKRVHEGELPFDRTVQVSVTDHLEKDQILGRLPHNLRTLDVLLKRNRHDYLTALSKSQPKAKRKLAWTRLSRRRRRSVRLVEELGLRTQRIEQMIRTLEDFNNRIVFLRRQIENHKAQKGNPADRKQWLSELRSILVATQETPASMQKRVDMLKRVYTDYQQAKRELSEGNLRLVVSIAKKYRNRGLSFLDLIQEGNAGLMRAVDKFEYRRGFKFCTYATWWIRQAITRAVADQSRTIRIPVHMVETMSRVRNVSRQLLQELGREPTLEETARKAKTTVDEARRVLAMSRYPISLDRPVGNSEDSHFGDLLPDGTAESPATGASQEMLRTRINKVLKTLSYREREIIKLRYGLGDGYSYTLEEVGHIFKVTRERIRQIEAKAVRKLQQPSRSQELVGFLD, via the coding sequence TTGTACGACGCACTGCTGGAAGAATTTGATGACGACGCCGTACGCGCTCCCGAGGACGACGAGGGCTTTGCCGCCCAAGCGGTCGCCGAACTCGAGCTCGAAGATGATGGCGTTGATCTAGAGGTTGTCGACAATGCAGCTGATGCTGAAGTGCCGACGAAGCTCGACGATGAAGAACTGCTCGGTCTTGGGGAAGATGGCGAGTCGTGGTCCGACGATCCCGTTCGCATGTACCTGACGCAAATGGGCGAGATTCCGCTTCTCACCCGAGCCCAGGAAATCTATCTCGCCAAGAAAATCGAAGTCACCCGACGACGTTTCCGCACCAAACTGCTCGAATGCGATTATGTGATTCAGCAAGCCTTCAAGGTGCTGAAGCGGGTCCACGAAGGGGAACTTCCCTTCGATCGTACCGTGCAGGTTTCGGTGACCGATCACCTGGAAAAAGATCAGATCCTCGGTCGTTTGCCGCACAACTTGCGTACGCTCGATGTGCTCCTCAAGCGGAACCGTCACGACTACCTGACCGCTCTCTCGAAGAGCCAGCCCAAGGCCAAACGCAAACTGGCTTGGACTCGCCTTTCGCGTCGTCGCCGCCGTAGTGTGCGATTGGTCGAAGAACTGGGGCTTCGTACGCAGCGTATCGAGCAGATGATTCGGACGCTCGAGGATTTCAACAACCGGATTGTTTTCCTCCGCCGTCAAATCGAAAATCACAAGGCTCAGAAGGGCAATCCTGCCGATCGCAAGCAGTGGCTGTCGGAACTCCGCAGCATCCTGGTTGCTACGCAGGAAACCCCCGCGAGCATGCAGAAGCGGGTCGACATGCTCAAGCGTGTCTACACCGACTATCAGCAAGCCAAACGCGAACTCTCCGAAGGTAACCTTCGTCTCGTCGTTTCGATCGCCAAGAAGTATCGCAATCGCGGTCTCTCGTTCCTGGATCTTATCCAGGAAGGAAATGCCGGTCTGATGCGTGCCGTCGACAAGTTCGAATATCGCCGTGGCTTTAAGTTCTGCACCTACGCCACGTGGTGGATTCGCCAAGCGATCACTCGTGCTGTGGCTGACCAAAGCCGCACGATTCGTATCCCTGTTCACATGGTGGAAACGATGTCGCGCGTTCGTAACGTGTCGCGTCAGCTCCTCCAAGAGTTGGGCCGCGAACCGACGCTCGAAGAAACTGCTCGCAAAGCCAAAACCACGGTCGACGAAGCTCGCCGCGTGCTTGCCATGAGCCGCTACCCGATCAGCCTCGATCGCCCGGTGGGCAACAGCGAAGATAGCCACTTCGGCGATCTGCTCCCCGATGGGACAGCGGAAAGCCCAGCCACCGGTGCCTCGCAAGAGATGCTCCGTACGCGGATCAACAAGGTTCTGAAGACCTTGAGCTACCGCGAACGCGAGATCATCAAACTTCGCTACGGGCTCGGCGATGGCTATAGCTACACGCTGGAAGAAGTAGGACACATCTTCAAGGTGACTCGCGAACGTATTCGTCAGATTGAAGCCAAGGCGGTTCGAAAGCTGCAGCAGCCAAGCCGCAGCCAAGAATTGGTCGGCTTCCTCGATTAG
- a CDS encoding DUF1080 domain-containing protein — MTISTNYKLLLIAAVTLGVFLPGQAIGEDKTKAVVEEGFVSLFDGKTLAGWEGNEKIFRVEDGAIIGGNLKEPIKNNEFLASNERYGDFELRLDAKLIGQGENAGVQFRSERMPDHFEVIGYQCDIGTAAGKSIWGSLYDESRRRKFLASGDHEKLAKVVKAGEWNSLTVRCEGAHIQIWVGDLLTVDYTEEDDKIERTGRLALQIHSGPPAEAWYKNIRIKSLEKK; from the coding sequence ATGACGATCTCGACCAACTATAAGTTGCTGCTGATAGCCGCCGTCACTTTGGGAGTTTTTCTCCCAGGCCAGGCCATCGGTGAGGACAAAACCAAGGCCGTGGTCGAAGAGGGGTTTGTTTCGCTATTCGACGGAAAAACGCTGGCGGGATGGGAAGGGAACGAGAAGATCTTCCGTGTGGAAGACGGCGCGATCATCGGCGGAAATCTGAAGGAGCCGATCAAAAACAACGAGTTTTTGGCTTCCAACGAGCGTTATGGCGATTTCGAGTTGCGACTCGACGCCAAGCTGATTGGGCAAGGAGAGAACGCCGGCGTGCAGTTTCGTAGCGAGCGCATGCCCGACCACTTCGAGGTGATTGGCTACCAATGCGACATTGGCACTGCCGCTGGGAAGTCGATTTGGGGCTCGCTGTACGACGAATCGCGCCGCCGCAAGTTTCTGGCAAGCGGCGATCACGAAAAATTGGCCAAAGTGGTGAAGGCAGGCGAGTGGAATTCCCTCACCGTCCGCTGCGAAGGGGCTCACATCCAGATTTGGGTCGGCGACCTGCTTACAGTCGATTACACCGAAGAGGACGACAAAATCGAGCGGACGGGCCGTTTGGCCCTGCAAATCCACAGCGGACCACCCGCCGAAGCGTGGTACAAAAATATCCGGATCAAATCGCTCGAGAAGAAGTAA
- a CDS encoding 2Fe-2S iron-sulfur cluster-binding protein, translating into MPIVKFVKEKKEIEVPDGANLRNEAIKAGINLNQGLNGIGAGINKYANCKGMGMCGTCRVLITKGMENTNKQTIQEWVKFKTVIPTPVPDPIPVLAYVGNEETMRLGCCTTVHGDIEVETAPELSLFGENFFS; encoded by the coding sequence ATGCCCATCGTCAAGTTCGTGAAGGAAAAGAAAGAGATTGAAGTCCCCGACGGAGCCAACCTCCGCAACGAGGCCATCAAGGCTGGCATCAATCTCAACCAAGGGCTCAACGGCATCGGCGCTGGCATCAATAAGTATGCCAACTGCAAGGGGATGGGCATGTGCGGCACTTGCCGCGTGCTGATCACCAAGGGGATGGAAAACACCAATAAACAGACCATTCAGGAGTGGGTGAAGTTCAAAACGGTCATCCCAACTCCTGTACCCGATCCAATCCCCGTCCTTGCCTACGTGGGAAATGAAGAGACGATGCGACTCGGCTGTTGCACCACAGTGCATGGCGACATCGAAGTCGAAACCGCCCCTGAACTGAGCCTGTTTGGCGAGAACTTCTTTAGCTAA
- a CDS encoding glucose 1-dehydrogenase, with translation MTDVNLKGRVAVVTGASLGIGRAAALELARCGASVVVNYRSHLHQAEEVIAEVEKLGSRGIVFQADVADQGAVEAMVQAAVDNFGRLDIAVSNAAYSDRERFFEADMAGFHRTVNVTMWGAFYLMRAATQQMIRQGEGGAICLVSSPHAFIPAPKAMAYNMSKAAIEHAARTAAIEVAEYKIRINLIQPGWTDTPGERKFASEETLQSAGAKIPLGRLGNPEEMGRAIAFLCDPRNDYLTGAALLVDGGISLPWWANRGSAAPA, from the coding sequence ATGACCGACGTGAACCTGAAAGGCCGCGTGGCTGTGGTGACCGGCGCAAGTCTCGGAATCGGACGTGCTGCGGCTCTGGAATTGGCACGCTGCGGAGCCAGTGTGGTGGTGAATTACCGAAGCCATCTGCACCAGGCCGAGGAAGTGATTGCGGAGGTCGAAAAACTAGGGTCGCGCGGGATTGTGTTCCAGGCCGATGTGGCCGACCAAGGGGCGGTGGAGGCAATGGTTCAAGCGGCGGTCGACAATTTCGGTCGACTCGATATCGCCGTCAGCAACGCTGCCTACAGTGATCGCGAGCGTTTTTTCGAGGCCGATATGGCCGGGTTTCACCGCACCGTCAACGTGACGATGTGGGGGGCGTTTTACCTGATGCGAGCCGCCACGCAGCAAATGATCCGCCAAGGTGAAGGAGGCGCGATCTGCCTCGTAAGTTCGCCCCACGCCTTTATTCCGGCCCCAAAGGCGATGGCCTACAACATGTCGAAGGCTGCGATCGAACATGCTGCCCGCACAGCCGCCATTGAAGTGGCGGAATACAAGATTCGGATCAATCTGATTCAGCCGGGGTGGACCGATACCCCAGGGGAGCGGAAATTTGCCAGTGAAGAGACGCTGCAATCGGCGGGGGCCAAAATTCCGCTCGGTCGGCTCGGCAATCCAGAGGAAATGGGTCGCGCGATTGCCTTCCTGTGCGATCCTCGCAACGACTATCTCACCGGGGCGGCGCTGCTGGTCGATGGGGGCATCAGCTTGCCTTGGTGGGCGAACCGTGGATCAGCTGCACCTGCTTAA
- a CDS encoding [glutamate--ammonia-ligase] adenylyltransferase, with amino-acid sequence MDTSTFVRLLDEPHLAADHLAAWGIRDLHRGHQSLLELAESGLTLDLLALITDELARLLKTCEDPDQTLDALCRYMLACRSPLSLGASFERDRALLPLLIQTLSTCRQWRELLVRDTDLLDYLRLSGGKPVTRETLLGDVLAESRNFVDEKNLLSVFRRIWQRERLRISYGDLFGVMTLEQTLEQLSILAEVLLESAFDAAARRLEESRTWPRHLQGRRARLAIVALGPIAGKQLDYVGRLPLWVIHDPLPDDEASRRAGQEFFDKLTRYAVRLLTESIDGVPLYEVQLQTQAIAGSHVAAMSVESAAAWLDGLGRTWHRQSFTQARTVAGDHTLGDELLRGLMGWTYRRYLSRADETGIKALKRRIQKQADHGGRSFREVTQTRGGIRDIESVVQFLQLLSGGDHPEVREPGTLAAIHGLAASGTITGEEQAVLTECYIKLRTLRCRLQLLLESPATTLPDDAVQLGRVARMVPALASAAKSPADLVPVYQSWLTRSWGVLSKILDAAFPGESVPPPEVDLLLDPTPAEDQVRAILQPYGFRDALAAYRGLQELATEQSTFLSTRRCRHFLSLIVSRLLREIAATPDPDFTLASLTRVSQSLGAKGVLWELLNFNPPSLRLYVKLCAASPYLSTILTSNPGMIDELVDSLQMARLPRASEMRAMLADLLRGSASPLAALHGFKASQHLRIGVRDILGKSDVDATHRSLADVAETCLSTIVQIEYDRLAEKYGEPIIQGGPFDGETCRYVVVALGKLGGREPNYHSDVEVAFLYETEGQTRGPAKGRKEQRTTTSHFFSQLTQKVLKELSQSTPQGRLYSVDALLRPIHPGGGVAIAMQDFVAHFRSGAAAMWQWQALCKARPILGHADLMQATEMALHQLLIERSWTDDDAQQIRAARMRLEAGASQANLKRGIGGTLDVEFLVQMLQLKFASRSPEVLRPGTLDAIAALAACGHLSHDDAAALRHSYEFLRRVESGLRLLLTSARHDLPQQAVELKKLALLLGLSPQSLEQECRAKMAENRRRFDDFFIASETAAPPA; translated from the coding sequence ATGGACACGAGCACTTTTGTAAGACTTCTCGACGAGCCTCATCTGGCAGCCGACCACCTTGCAGCGTGGGGGATCCGCGACCTGCATCGGGGGCACCAATCGCTCCTGGAATTGGCCGAAAGTGGTCTCACGCTTGACCTGCTGGCGCTCATCACCGACGAACTCGCTCGGCTGCTGAAGACGTGCGAAGATCCCGACCAAACGCTCGATGCACTCTGCCGCTACATGCTCGCCTGCCGCAGTCCGCTGTCACTCGGCGCGTCGTTTGAACGAGATCGCGCGCTCTTGCCGCTGCTGATTCAAACGCTCTCCACGTGCCGCCAGTGGCGCGAGCTGCTGGTACGCGATACTGATCTGCTCGACTACTTGCGTCTCTCGGGAGGCAAGCCGGTCACGCGCGAAACTTTGCTCGGCGATGTGCTGGCCGAGTCGCGAAATTTTGTCGACGAAAAGAATCTGCTTTCGGTCTTCCGCCGCATTTGGCAGCGCGAACGGCTTCGCATCAGTTACGGCGATCTCTTCGGCGTCATGACACTCGAGCAAACGCTCGAGCAGCTGAGCATCCTGGCCGAAGTGCTCCTGGAGTCGGCTTTCGATGCCGCCGCGCGGCGTCTAGAAGAGAGTCGCACCTGGCCACGCCACTTGCAAGGTCGCCGGGCCCGTTTGGCGATTGTTGCGTTAGGCCCCATTGCCGGTAAGCAGCTCGACTACGTCGGACGATTGCCACTGTGGGTGATTCACGATCCATTGCCCGATGACGAAGCTTCGCGTCGCGCCGGACAAGAGTTTTTCGACAAGCTCACGCGCTACGCCGTGCGGCTACTCACCGAGTCGATCGATGGGGTTCCCCTCTACGAAGTGCAGCTGCAAACACAAGCGATTGCCGGTTCGCATGTCGCTGCGATGTCGGTGGAGTCGGCTGCTGCTTGGCTCGATGGCCTGGGCCGAACCTGGCACCGGCAATCGTTCACGCAGGCCCGCACGGTGGCTGGCGATCATACGCTCGGAGACGAATTGCTGCGTGGCTTGATGGGGTGGACTTATCGCCGGTATCTCAGCCGCGCTGATGAGACTGGCATCAAGGCGCTGAAACGTCGTATTCAAAAGCAGGCTGATCACGGCGGACGCAGTTTCCGCGAAGTGACACAAACTCGCGGCGGCATTCGCGATATCGAATCGGTGGTGCAGTTTCTGCAACTGCTTAGTGGTGGCGATCACCCTGAAGTGCGCGAGCCGGGAACGCTCGCCGCGATTCATGGTCTTGCTGCCTCAGGAACAATCACTGGTGAAGAGCAGGCGGTGCTCACCGAGTGCTACATCAAGCTCCGCACGCTCCGTTGCCGTTTGCAGTTGCTGCTCGAAAGTCCCGCCACCACGCTTCCCGATGATGCGGTGCAACTTGGACGCGTTGCGCGCATGGTTCCTGCACTTGCTTCGGCAGCAAAGTCGCCAGCCGATCTTGTGCCGGTCTATCAGAGTTGGCTTACACGCTCGTGGGGCGTGCTCTCGAAGATTCTTGATGCAGCTTTCCCGGGCGAAAGTGTTCCTCCGCCAGAAGTCGATCTGCTACTCGATCCGACACCGGCTGAAGATCAGGTCCGCGCTATTTTGCAGCCTTACGGTTTTCGCGATGCGCTCGCTGCTTATCGCGGGCTGCAAGAACTTGCGACCGAGCAGAGCACTTTTCTTTCCACGCGACGCTGTCGTCACTTTTTGTCGCTGATTGTGTCGCGACTGCTGCGCGAGATTGCGGCAACTCCCGATCCCGACTTCACGCTCGCGAGTCTCACTCGCGTGAGTCAGTCGCTTGGAGCCAAGGGAGTCCTTTGGGAACTGCTGAACTTCAATCCACCGTCGCTGAGGCTCTACGTTAAACTATGCGCCGCGAGTCCCTATCTCTCGACGATCTTGACCAGCAATCCGGGCATGATCGACGAACTGGTCGATTCGCTGCAGATGGCACGTTTGCCCCGCGCGAGCGAAATGCGCGCCATGCTCGCCGACCTGCTGCGTGGTAGCGCAAGTCCGCTCGCTGCGCTGCATGGCTTTAAAGCGTCGCAGCACTTGCGAATCGGTGTCCGCGATATTCTCGGCAAAAGCGATGTCGACGCCACGCATCGATCACTAGCTGATGTCGCCGAAACTTGCCTCAGCACGATTGTGCAAATTGAGTACGACCGACTCGCCGAGAAGTATGGCGAGCCGATCATTCAAGGGGGGCCGTTCGATGGCGAAACGTGCCGCTATGTCGTCGTCGCTCTTGGCAAACTCGGTGGACGAGAGCCAAACTATCACAGCGATGTCGAGGTTGCCTTTCTCTACGAAACGGAGGGGCAAACGCGCGGACCGGCGAAAGGACGCAAAGAGCAGCGGACTACCACGAGTCACTTCTTCTCGCAGTTGACGCAGAAAGTGCTTAAGGAGCTTTCGCAGTCGACCCCGCAAGGAAGGCTCTACTCGGTCGATGCGTTGCTACGCCCCATTCATCCTGGTGGCGGTGTGGCGATTGCGATGCAGGATTTTGTCGCCCATTTCCGCAGTGGCGCAGCAGCGATGTGGCAATGGCAAGCACTTTGCAAAGCGCGGCCAATCCTCGGTCATGCCGATTTAATGCAGGCCACCGAGATGGCGCTTCACCAACTGCTAATCGAGCGCAGCTGGACCGACGACGATGCTCAGCAGATTCGAGCCGCGCGCATGCGCTTGGAAGCTGGCGCGTCGCAGGCGAACCTGAAACGCGGCATTGGTGGCACACTCGATGTCGAATTTCTCGTGCAGATGTTGCAGCTGAAGTTTGCCAGCAGATCTCCGGAAGTTTTACGCCCTGGCACGCTCGATGCGATTGCAGCCCTCGCCGCGTGTGGTCACTTGAGTCACGACGATGCTGCGGCGCTACGGCATTCGTATGAGTTTCTTCGGCGCGTTGAATCGGGGCTGCGATTGCTCCTCACGAGTGCCCGCCACGATTTGCCGCAGCAGGCCGTTGAACTTAAGAAACTCGCGCTGCTGCTGGGCCTAAGTCCGCAATCGCTCGAGCAAGAGTGCCGCGCGAAAATGGCCGAGAATCGCCGCAGATTCGACGATTTCTTCATCGCCAGCGAAACTGCTGCTCCGCCTGCATAA